A stretch of DNA from Anaerobacillus isosaccharinicus:
ATGTTGCTGTTGTTTTCATTTGTTTCCCTCCTTTTTTGTATCAGAGGACTAAAAAATGAAACTAGTCTTTCTTATTTTTCTGTAAAACCAAAAAACTTCTCCCCAAAAAAGGAGAGAAGGATTAAAATGGCATAACAGAAAAGTAAGAGTTTCTGTGTATGGCAAATTAGTGTTAGTTTCATTATCCCTCTGTCCTAGTCCATACGGATCAAGGCAGACAATTTTAAGTTAAAATCTTTTATTATGCATTCATGTTGGTGCAGTTCATAAGATACTACCCATATTGCCTTAAGTATAACAAAATTTCACGAATTTGTGACATTAAATTCTATATCTGCTGAATAAATTTTATGTATTGTCCCTAAATCGTCTTCTAAAAGAAGAACACCGTCATCAGTAATCCCTTTTGCATAGCCTTGAATTGAATTTGTGATTGTTCTCGCTGTTATTCTACGACCAATCGTAATCGCATGAGCTTCCCACATATGTTTGATCGGTAAAAAACCTTCGTCTAGGAACAGTTCATACAGTTGTTCAAATTGAACCATAATGCTTTGCATTACACTAGCGCGGTTAATTTCTTCACCTTTTTCAATTTTAAGGGAAGTGGCAATTTCTTTAATTTCTTCAGGAAAAAAATCTTGATTAACATTTATCCCTATCCCAATGATCACGGAATGAATTTGATCAGGATCAGCTTGCATCTCAGTTAGTATCCCGACGAGTTTTTTTCCATTTAATAAAATATCATTCGGCCACTTAATATCGCAATGAAGACCGGTCTGTTCTTTAATACCACGAATAACAGCAACAGCGGTTAAAAGTGTTAGTTGGGGTGCTTGCTGGGGTGGGATTTTTGGTTTTAAAATTAAACTCATCCAAATTCCACTCCCTATAGGAGAAAACCAAGGTCTACCCAATCTTCCTTTGCCACCTAGTTGCTCATCTGCCACTATGACTGTTCCTTCTTCGGCTCCATCACTCGCAATACGATGGGCAATTTCTTGTGTTGATGAAACAGATTGTTCATAGACGACATTTTTGCCGATATACTTTGTTGTTAAGCCGGCTTTTATCTCATTCTTTGTTAAAAGATTAGGTTGATGAATGACCCGATAGCCTTTTCTAGGTATTGCTTCTACTTTGTAACCCGCTTTACGAAGCTCCTCAATATGCTTCCAAACAGCAGTTCTTGAACAACCTAAATAATTACTGATTGCTTCACCTGATACAAATTTACCTTGTTGAGCCATTAACATTTGTAATAGTTTACTTCGCATCAATAAACCCCTCCCTTCGTAACAAGTTAATAATAGCACTTTTTTCATTTTCTACCTTTTTTGTGACAACTGCCTTTTCTGCTATTGCTATTAACTGACCAATTTTAGATTTCGGATCTTCCTTTTGAAGCCATAAAGCAACATCATTCCCTTTAAGTGCAAGATCTTTTCTCTCTTTTATCGGGAGTTGTTTATACGCTACCTCTATTCCTATTAAGTCTGCTTCTTCATCTAAAAAAGCTGCTCTTACTCTTTCTGCTTTTTTACACGTCTCGAGACCAAAATAATAATAATCTTCAAGATTAAACCCTTGCTTTAGAATTGGCATTAAACGGCTCAAAATGAGTTCTACTTCAGCAATAAGCTTATTAGATAATTTCCATTGTAGTAGGAAGTTTGATGC
This window harbors:
- a CDS encoding biotin--[acetyl-CoA-carboxylase] ligase; amino-acid sequence: MRSKLLQMLMAQQGKFVSGEAISNYLGCSRTAVWKHIEELRKAGYKVEAIPRKGYRVIHQPNLLTKNEIKAGLTTKYIGKNVVYEQSVSSTQEIAHRIASDGAEEGTVIVADEQLGGKGRLGRPWFSPIGSGIWMSLILKPKIPPQQAPQLTLLTAVAVIRGIKEQTGLHCDIKWPNDILLNGKKLVGILTEMQADPDQIHSVIIGIGINVNQDFFPEEIKEIATSLKIEKGEEINRASVMQSIMVQFEQLYELFLDEGFLPIKHMWEAHAITIGRRITARTITNSIQGYAKGITDDGVLLLEDDLGTIHKIYSADIEFNVTNS